A single region of the Glycine max cultivar Williams 82 chromosome 20, Glycine_max_v4.0, whole genome shotgun sequence genome encodes:
- the LOC102660340 gene encoding protein JAZ13 isoform X2 has translation MKRNCYLDLRFRPSSASSPHDSIKNKRSLFLAFVVSMSKKVVAIPQSRRHMLDVTELQARVILWLASQEREGNTGPASATSLSLQSQALLMHAPQGSSVKRSLRNFLQKRKKRFQKSHPHCFSQ, from the exons ATGAAGCGAAACTGCTACTTGGATCTTCGTTTTCGCCCTTCATCTGCTTCATCACCCCATGATTCTAT TAAAAACAAACGAAGTTTATTTCTTGCATTTGTCGTTAGCATGAGCAAAAAAGTTGTTGCCATTCCGCAAAGTAGACGCCACATGCTTGATGTCACAGAACTTCAG GCAAGAGTGATACTATGGTTGGCAAGTCAAGAAAGGGAAGGTAACACAGGACCAGCTTCGGCCACGTCGCTTTCATTGCAATCTCAAGCATTATTAATGCATGCCCCGCAAGGTTCTTCAGTAAAGAGATCCCTAAGGAATTTCCTtcagaagagaaagaaaaggttTCAAAAGTCACACCCCCATTGCTTCTCGCAATAG
- the LOC102660340 gene encoding protein JAZ13 isoform X1 yields MKRNCYLDLRFRPSSASSPHDSIKNKRSLFLAFVVSMSKKVVAIPQSRRHMLDVTELQVTCIAARVILWLASQEREGNTGPASATSLSLQSQALLMHAPQGSSVKRSLRNFLQKRKKRFQKSHPHCFSQ; encoded by the exons ATGAAGCGAAACTGCTACTTGGATCTTCGTTTTCGCCCTTCATCTGCTTCATCACCCCATGATTCTAT TAAAAACAAACGAAGTTTATTTCTTGCATTTGTCGTTAGCATGAGCAAAAAAGTTGTTGCCATTCCGCAAAGTAGACGCCACATGCTTGATGTCACAGAACTTCAGGTAACGTGCATTGCG GCAAGAGTGATACTATGGTTGGCAAGTCAAGAAAGGGAAGGTAACACAGGACCAGCTTCGGCCACGTCGCTTTCATTGCAATCTCAAGCATTATTAATGCATGCCCCGCAAGGTTCTTCAGTAAAGAGATCCCTAAGGAATTTCCTtcagaagagaaagaaaaggttTCAAAAGTCACACCCCCATTGCTTCTCGCAATAG
- the LOC102660340 gene encoding protein JAZ13 isoform X3, translated as MKRNCYLDLRFRPSSASSPHDSIMSKKVVAIPQSRRHMLDVTELQVTCIAARVILWLASQEREGNTGPASATSLSLQSQALLMHAPQGSSVKRSLRNFLQKRKKRFQKSHPHCFSQ; from the exons ATGAAGCGAAACTGCTACTTGGATCTTCGTTTTCGCCCTTCATCTGCTTCATCACCCCATGATTCTAT CATGAGCAAAAAAGTTGTTGCCATTCCGCAAAGTAGACGCCACATGCTTGATGTCACAGAACTTCAGGTAACGTGCATTGCG GCAAGAGTGATACTATGGTTGGCAAGTCAAGAAAGGGAAGGTAACACAGGACCAGCTTCGGCCACGTCGCTTTCATTGCAATCTCAAGCATTATTAATGCATGCCCCGCAAGGTTCTTCAGTAAAGAGATCCCTAAGGAATTTCCTtcagaagagaaagaaaaggttTCAAAAGTCACACCCCCATTGCTTCTCGCAATAG
- the LOC102660340 gene encoding protein JAZ13 isoform X4, which translates to MKRNCYLDLRFRPSSASSPHDSIMSKKVVAIPQSRRHMLDVTELQARVILWLASQEREGNTGPASATSLSLQSQALLMHAPQGSSVKRSLRNFLQKRKKRFQKSHPHCFSQ; encoded by the exons ATGAAGCGAAACTGCTACTTGGATCTTCGTTTTCGCCCTTCATCTGCTTCATCACCCCATGATTCTAT CATGAGCAAAAAAGTTGTTGCCATTCCGCAAAGTAGACGCCACATGCTTGATGTCACAGAACTTCAG GCAAGAGTGATACTATGGTTGGCAAGTCAAGAAAGGGAAGGTAACACAGGACCAGCTTCGGCCACGTCGCTTTCATTGCAATCTCAAGCATTATTAATGCATGCCCCGCAAGGTTCTTCAGTAAAGAGATCCCTAAGGAATTTCCTtcagaagagaaagaaaaggttTCAAAAGTCACACCCCCATTGCTTCTCGCAATAG